A section of the Saccharopolyspora gregorii genome encodes:
- a CDS encoding lysophospholipid acyltransferase family protein: MLYWVMKHIVLGPLMKLFCRPRVEGVEHVPESGAAILVSNHVAVADSFFMPLMMPRRVTFLAKREYFTGTGIKGKLQKYFFSGVGQVPIDRSSGAAAQAALDTGVRLLREGKLLGVYPEGTRSPDGRLYKGKTGVARMALEADVPVIPIAMFGTDKVNPIGSKMWYPHKVKVKVGEPLDFSRYEGLAGDRFVERSITDEIMYALMELSGQEYVDVYAAKAKDDLAAQGKHVAGWTVQGRPDGPGGADRLPRSQAG; the protein is encoded by the coding sequence GTGCTGTACTGGGTGATGAAGCACATCGTGCTCGGTCCGCTCATGAAGCTGTTCTGCCGTCCACGGGTGGAGGGCGTCGAGCACGTGCCGGAGTCCGGAGCGGCGATCCTGGTCAGCAACCACGTCGCGGTCGCCGACTCGTTCTTCATGCCGCTGATGATGCCGCGCCGGGTGACGTTCCTGGCCAAGCGGGAGTACTTCACCGGCACCGGGATCAAGGGCAAGCTGCAGAAGTACTTCTTCTCCGGCGTCGGCCAGGTGCCGATCGACCGCTCCAGCGGTGCCGCGGCGCAGGCCGCGCTGGACACCGGGGTGCGGCTGCTGCGCGAGGGCAAGCTCCTCGGCGTCTACCCGGAGGGCACCCGCTCCCCGGACGGCCGGCTCTACAAGGGCAAGACCGGGGTCGCACGCATGGCGCTGGAGGCCGACGTGCCGGTCATCCCGATCGCGATGTTCGGCACCGACAAGGTCAACCCCATCGGCTCCAAGATGTGGTACCCGCACAAGGTGAAGGTGAAGGTCGGCGAGCCGCTGGACTTCTCCCGCTACGAAGGGCTCGCGGGCGACCGGTTCGTGGAGCGCTCGATCACCGACGAGATCATGTACGCGCTGATGGAGCTGTCCGGCCAGGAGTACGTGGACGTCTACGCCGCGAAGGCCAAGGACGACCTGGCCGCGCAGGGCAAGCACGTCGCGGGCTGGACCGTGCAGGGCCGGCCGGACGGTCCCGGCGGCGCCGACCGGCTGCCGCGCTCCCAGGCCGGCTGA
- a CDS encoding alpha/beta hydrolase, which produces MPVLPGAEPFVHDGSDEIGVLLCHGFTGTPQSMRGWGEHLAAEGFTVRCPRLPGHGTRWQDLNRTGWTDWYAAVERELAELTGRCRSVFVFGMSMGGTLTLRLAQQHPELSGIALVNPSVTTLRKDAFLLPALSRVLPSIPGLAGDIAKPGAVELGYDRTPLRAAASLQRLWRLVRRDLGKVRQPVLLARSATDHVVEPVNSTIVLEGIRSGDVTEVVLRDSYHVATLDHDAASVFAGSVEFVRRIHRERVEEPA; this is translated from the coding sequence GTGCCCGTTCTTCCCGGCGCCGAACCGTTCGTGCACGACGGGTCCGACGAGATCGGCGTCCTGCTGTGCCACGGGTTCACCGGAACCCCGCAGAGCATGCGGGGCTGGGGTGAGCACCTGGCCGCCGAGGGCTTCACGGTGCGCTGCCCGCGGCTGCCCGGGCACGGAACCCGTTGGCAGGACCTCAACCGCACCGGCTGGACCGACTGGTACGCGGCCGTGGAGCGGGAGCTCGCCGAGCTGACCGGGCGCTGCCGCTCGGTGTTCGTCTTCGGCATGTCGATGGGCGGCACGCTCACGTTGCGGCTCGCGCAGCAGCACCCGGAGCTGTCCGGGATCGCGCTGGTGAACCCGTCGGTGACCACGCTGCGCAAGGACGCGTTCCTGCTGCCCGCGCTGTCCCGGGTGCTGCCGTCGATCCCCGGCCTGGCCGGGGACATCGCGAAGCCGGGCGCCGTCGAGCTCGGCTACGACCGGACGCCGCTGCGCGCGGCCGCGAGCCTGCAGCGGTTGTGGCGGCTGGTCCGCCGCGACCTCGGGAAGGTGCGGCAGCCGGTGCTGCTGGCGCGCTCCGCCACCGATCACGTCGTCGAGCCGGTGAACTCGACGATCGTGCTGGAGGGCATCCGAAGCGGCGATGTCACCGAAGTCGTGCTGCGCGACAGCTACCACGTGGCGACCCTCGACCACGACGCCGCGTCGGTGTTCGCCGGTAGCGTCGAATTCGTCCGCAGGATCCACCGCGAGCGTGTCGAGGAACCCGCATGA
- a CDS encoding metallophosphoesterase family protein gives MRVHVVSDVHGNAEALKRAGDGADALVVLGDLIDFVDYHEHGRGILGAVFGAEKVAHFAELRRNHRGAEIGAYARSLWASLDDPKRVVREAVREQYATLFAAMSAPTYAIAGNVDEPELWPEFARDGVHFVDGTSAEIGGLRFGFVGGTVLSPGGVLRRDAAWVPYLRPEDEYDAAVAALDPVDVLCSHLPPAVPELVYDVIARRPEHGSAALLERIHRDRPRWSLFGHVHQPLASRVRVGRTECVNVGHFQRTERPYVLRW, from the coding sequence GTGCGCGTGCACGTGGTGTCCGATGTCCATGGCAACGCCGAAGCCCTGAAACGGGCCGGTGACGGTGCCGACGCGCTCGTCGTGCTCGGCGACCTGATCGACTTCGTCGACTACCACGAGCACGGCCGCGGCATCCTCGGCGCGGTCTTCGGAGCCGAGAAGGTCGCGCACTTCGCCGAGCTGCGCCGCAACCACCGCGGTGCCGAGATCGGCGCCTACGCGCGCTCGCTGTGGGCTTCGCTGGACGATCCCAAGCGCGTCGTGCGCGAAGCCGTCCGCGAGCAGTACGCCACCCTGTTCGCCGCGATGAGCGCCCCGACCTACGCCATCGCGGGCAACGTGGACGAGCCGGAGCTGTGGCCCGAGTTCGCCCGCGACGGCGTGCACTTCGTCGACGGCACCAGCGCCGAGATCGGCGGCCTGCGGTTCGGCTTCGTCGGCGGCACCGTGCTCTCCCCGGGCGGCGTGCTGCGCCGGGACGCGGCCTGGGTGCCGTACCTGCGCCCCGAGGACGAGTACGACGCCGCCGTCGCCGCCCTCGACCCGGTCGACGTGCTGTGCAGCCACCTGCCGCCCGCGGTTCCGGAACTGGTCTACGACGTCATCGCCCGCCGCCCCGAGCACGGCTCCGCGGCGCTGCTGGAACGGATCCACCGGGACCGGCCGCGCTGGTCGCTGTTCGGGCACGTGCACCAGCCGCTGGCCTCCCGGGTCCGCGTCGGGCGCACCGAGTGCGTCAACGTCGGGCACTTCCAGCGCACCGAGCGGCCCTACGTGCTCCGCTGGTGA
- a CDS encoding 6-phosphofructokinase → MPAGTRIGVLTGGGDCPGLNAVLRAVTRKGIAVHGHEIVGFRSGWRGPMDGLTMPLGLEQVEDVLARGGTILGSSRTNPYQEQDGVEKIKRTLAEHGVDALIAIGGEDTLGVAERLNQDGVPVVGVPKTIDNDLDATDYTFGFDTAVHIATEAIDRLRTTAESHHRALVVEVMGRHAGWIALHSGLAGGANVILGPEKPFSVDQVCEWVQQRFERQYAPIIVVAEGAVPQDGQEVLLTGETDAFGHVRLGGVGTWLADELARRTGKESRAVVLGHTQRGGTPTAYDRVLATRFGLHAVDAVSEGAFGKMVALRGTDIVRVPLGEATAKLKTVPLSRYAEAEVLFG, encoded by the coding sequence ATGCCGGCTGGAACGCGTATCGGAGTGTTGACCGGCGGTGGCGACTGCCCGGGGTTGAACGCGGTGCTGCGCGCGGTCACCCGCAAGGGGATCGCGGTGCACGGGCACGAGATCGTCGGGTTCCGCAGCGGCTGGCGGGGGCCGATGGACGGGCTCACGATGCCGCTCGGGCTGGAGCAGGTCGAGGACGTCCTCGCCCGCGGCGGCACCATCCTCGGTTCCTCGCGCACCAACCCGTACCAGGAGCAGGACGGGGTCGAGAAGATCAAGCGGACCCTCGCCGAGCACGGGGTGGACGCGCTGATCGCGATCGGCGGCGAGGACACCCTCGGCGTCGCCGAGCGGCTCAACCAGGACGGCGTGCCGGTGGTGGGCGTGCCGAAGACGATCGACAACGACCTCGACGCCACCGACTACACGTTCGGCTTCGACACCGCCGTGCACATCGCCACCGAGGCGATCGACCGGCTGCGCACCACCGCCGAATCGCACCACCGGGCGCTGGTGGTGGAGGTGATGGGGCGGCACGCGGGCTGGATCGCGCTGCACTCCGGGCTGGCCGGCGGCGCGAACGTGATCCTCGGGCCGGAGAAGCCGTTCAGCGTGGACCAGGTCTGCGAGTGGGTGCAGCAGCGCTTCGAGCGGCAGTACGCGCCGATCATCGTGGTCGCCGAGGGAGCCGTCCCGCAGGACGGCCAGGAGGTGCTGCTGACCGGGGAGACCGACGCGTTCGGCCACGTGCGCCTCGGCGGCGTCGGTACCTGGCTGGCCGACGAGCTGGCCCGGCGCACCGGCAAGGAATCCCGCGCGGTCGTGCTCGGCCACACCCAGCGCGGCGGCACGCCGACCGCCTACGACCGGGTGCTGGCGACCCGCTTCGGGCTGCACGCGGTGGACGCGGTCAGCGAGGGCGCCTTCGGCAAGATGGTGGCGCTGCGCGGCACCGACATCGTGCGGGTCCCGCTGGGGGAGGCGACGGCGAAGCTGAAGACCGTTCCGCTGTCCCGCTACGCCGAGGCCGAGGTGCTGTTCGGCTGA
- a CDS encoding ROK family protein, translated as MLTVGVDVGGTSLRASVVDPQGTVLDTLRVPSAGTGPELDSAIADTVLCLADQYPVAGVGLAVAGFVSEDRRVVRFAPHLPWRHVAVADNIADRVRLPVVLEHDANAAAIAEQRFGAAAGAKVAALVALGTGIGGALVLDGDVFRGAHGVAPELGHLRLVPGGRACPCGKRGCWERYCSGTALAATALELLAEDPSSPLAAEAAKDPGEITGERVAQAAEQGDPVAARAVDELARWFGEGLALVADVYDPEVVVLAGGVSGSAHLFLPAARRHYAAALTGTGHRPLAQVRVAKRGDEAGIVGAATLAREHVAATATHLR; from the coding sequence GTGCTGACCGTCGGGGTGGACGTCGGCGGCACCAGCCTGCGCGCCAGCGTCGTCGACCCGCAGGGCACCGTGCTGGACACGCTGCGGGTGCCGTCCGCGGGCACCGGCCCGGAACTGGACTCGGCGATCGCCGACACCGTGCTGTGCCTCGCCGACCAGTACCCGGTCGCCGGGGTGGGGCTCGCCGTGGCGGGCTTCGTCAGCGAGGACCGGCGGGTGGTGCGGTTCGCCCCGCACCTGCCGTGGCGGCACGTCGCGGTCGCGGACAACATCGCCGACCGCGTGCGGCTGCCGGTGGTGCTGGAGCACGACGCGAACGCGGCCGCGATCGCCGAGCAGCGCTTCGGCGCGGCGGCCGGGGCGAAGGTCGCGGCGCTCGTCGCGCTCGGCACCGGCATCGGCGGCGCGCTGGTGCTGGACGGCGACGTGTTCCGCGGCGCGCACGGCGTCGCCCCCGAACTGGGGCACCTGCGGCTGGTGCCCGGCGGACGGGCCTGCCCCTGCGGGAAGCGGGGCTGCTGGGAGCGCTACTGCAGCGGCACCGCGCTGGCCGCGACCGCGCTGGAACTGCTCGCCGAGGACCCGTCCTCCCCGCTGGCCGCCGAAGCCGCCAAGGACCCCGGCGAGATCACCGGGGAACGCGTCGCCCAAGCCGCCGAGCAGGGCGATCCGGTGGCGGCGCGCGCGGTGGACGAGCTCGCGCGCTGGTTCGGCGAAGGGCTGGCGCTGGTCGCCGACGTCTACGACCCGGAGGTCGTGGTGCTCGCCGGTGGCGTGTCCGGCTCGGCGCACCTGTTCCTGCCCGCGGCCCGGCGGCACTACGCCGCGGCGCTCACCGGCACCGGCCACCGCCCGCTGGCCCAGGTGCGGGTCGCCAAGCGCGGCGACGAAGCGGGCATCGTCGGCGCCGCCACCCTCGCCAGGGAGCACGTGGCCGCCACCGCCACGCACCTGAGGTGA
- a CDS encoding AMP-dependent synthetase/ligase — protein sequence MREFSVPATEAVAEDENLTDMVWANAERFGGTVSFRRRVDGTWIDVTAAEFATQVLAIAKGLIAAGLQHGDRVGLMSRTRYEWTLLDFAIWSAGCVTVPVYETSSADQAEWILSDSGARAAFVETDAHRAEIGDVVAKLPALEHVWQIDADRAAVDELTALGADVSDQDAHQRRREVRADELATLIYTSGTTGRPKGCELSHRNLLAEVRGDVSVFPQLLRQGNSMLMFLPMAHVLARAIATACVYSRTTLGHTGDVKELVSDLGSFRPTLILAVPRVFEKVYNTAKQKAHGDGKGRIFDAAEDTAVAYSQALDTGGPGIGLKAKHFLFDKLVYGKLRAALGGRCLGAVSGGAPLGDRLAHFYRGVGVPVLEGYGLTETTAAAAVNVEEAYKIGTVGKPIPGTSVRIAEDGEVLLKGDVVFRRYWNNETATKESLEDGWFHTGDLGSLDEEGFLRITGRKKEIIVTAGGKNVAPAVLEDHLRAHPLISQCMVVGDKKPFIGALITLDPEFLPAWLNNHGRAADTPLTELVDDPEVHADVQAAIDDANKAVSRAEAIKKFRILPKDFTEATGEMTPSMKLKRNKVAENHAADIEAIYG from the coding sequence GTGCGAGAGTTCAGCGTCCCCGCCACTGAGGCCGTGGCCGAAGACGAGAACCTCACCGACATGGTGTGGGCGAACGCGGAACGCTTCGGTGGCACCGTGAGCTTCCGCCGCCGGGTCGACGGCACCTGGATCGACGTCACCGCCGCCGAATTCGCCACCCAGGTGCTCGCGATCGCCAAAGGGCTGATCGCCGCCGGGCTGCAGCACGGCGACCGGGTCGGGCTGATGTCGCGCACCCGCTACGAGTGGACGCTGCTGGACTTCGCCATCTGGTCCGCCGGCTGCGTGACCGTGCCGGTGTACGAGACCTCCTCCGCCGACCAGGCCGAGTGGATCCTCAGCGACTCCGGCGCCCGCGCCGCGTTCGTCGAGACCGACGCGCACCGCGCCGAGATCGGCGACGTCGTCGCGAAGCTCCCCGCGCTCGAACACGTCTGGCAGATCGACGCCGACCGCGCCGCCGTAGACGAGCTCACCGCGCTCGGCGCCGACGTCAGCGACCAGGACGCCCACCAGCGCCGCCGCGAAGTCCGCGCCGACGAGCTCGCCACCCTCATCTACACCTCCGGCACCACCGGCCGCCCCAAGGGCTGCGAGCTCAGCCACCGCAACCTGCTCGCCGAGGTCCGCGGCGACGTCAGCGTCTTCCCGCAGCTGCTGCGGCAGGGCAACTCGATGCTGATGTTCCTGCCGATGGCGCACGTGCTCGCCCGCGCCATCGCCACCGCCTGCGTGTACTCCCGCACCACGCTCGGGCACACCGGCGACGTGAAGGAACTGGTCAGCGACCTCGGTTCGTTCCGCCCCACGCTCATCCTCGCCGTGCCGCGCGTGTTCGAGAAGGTCTACAACACCGCCAAGCAGAAGGCGCACGGCGACGGCAAGGGCCGGATCTTCGACGCCGCCGAGGACACCGCCGTCGCCTACAGCCAGGCGCTGGACACCGGCGGCCCCGGCATCGGGCTGAAGGCCAAGCACTTCCTGTTCGACAAGCTCGTCTACGGCAAGCTGCGCGCCGCGCTCGGCGGGCGCTGCCTCGGCGCCGTCTCCGGCGGGGCGCCGCTGGGCGACCGCCTCGCGCACTTCTACCGGGGCGTGGGCGTGCCGGTGCTGGAGGGCTACGGGCTCACCGAGACCACCGCGGCCGCCGCGGTCAACGTCGAGGAGGCCTACAAGATCGGCACCGTCGGCAAGCCGATCCCCGGCACCAGCGTGCGCATCGCCGAGGACGGCGAAGTGCTGCTCAAGGGCGACGTCGTGTTCCGCCGCTACTGGAACAACGAGACCGCCACCAAGGAATCCCTGGAGGACGGCTGGTTCCACACCGGCGACCTCGGCTCCCTCGACGAGGAGGGCTTCCTGCGGATCACCGGGCGCAAGAAGGAGATCATCGTGACCGCGGGCGGCAAGAACGTCGCCCCCGCCGTGCTCGAAGACCACCTGCGCGCGCACCCGCTGATCAGCCAGTGCATGGTCGTCGGCGACAAGAAGCCGTTCATCGGCGCCCTGATCACCCTCGACCCCGAGTTCCTGCCCGCCTGGCTGAACAACCACGGCCGCGCCGCGGACACCCCGCTGACCGAGCTCGTCGACGACCCCGAGGTGCACGCCGACGTGCAGGCCGCGATCGACGACGCCAACAAGGCCGTCTCCCGCGCCGAGGCGATCAAGAAGTTCCGCATCCTGCCGAAGGACTTCACCGAGGCCACCGGCGAGATGACGCCCAGCATGAAGCTCAAGCGCAACAAGGTCGCCGAGAACCACGCGGCCGACATCGAAGCGATCTACGGCTGA
- a CDS encoding basic secretory protein-like protein, producing the protein MPGASRGWPAAVAAAAALAVGAFVPFPAQAPPAPAPAFQSAAPATAEQEWQAVLRHRARAVLTRDEAAFTASLDPAAPEDFQRRQRELFQNLAEVPLAEWDYEVRGSTGGSGTPEVVLRYALAGVDEVPTERPTGFTFTHRDGRWLLSGDERARGRSWRGPWDFGDCRVRVLPHGVVIGHDGSEELADRVAAELDSAEAAVTAVWGPEWRRQVGVLLPRSQEELRELVGAEFAVDGIAAVAVADKVDTAARRVEGPRVVLNTETADRLSDTSLRVVLRHEMAHVAARADTADGAPMWLLEGFADYVGYRASGLPPERIAPDLARRVRTGEPPAGPPPDADFHTSGRDLDLAYQQSWSLVAHLVRRVGEPKVVELYKRIAGSGSPSEVDPALHEIAGLSTAELLRSWRSELRRTF; encoded by the coding sequence GTGCCTGGGGCTTCGAGGGGGTGGCCTGCGGCGGTCGCCGCCGCGGCCGCATTGGCCGTGGGCGCGTTCGTCCCGTTCCCGGCCCAGGCCCCGCCGGCCCCCGCTCCCGCCTTCCAGAGCGCCGCTCCGGCGACCGCGGAGCAGGAGTGGCAGGCGGTGCTGCGGCACCGCGCCCGAGCGGTCCTGACGCGCGACGAGGCGGCGTTCACGGCGTCGCTGGACCCGGCGGCGCCGGAGGACTTCCAGCGCAGGCAGCGCGAGCTGTTCCAGAACCTGGCCGAGGTGCCGCTGGCCGAGTGGGACTACGAGGTGCGCGGGTCCACCGGCGGTAGCGGCACGCCGGAGGTGGTGCTGCGCTACGCGCTGGCCGGGGTGGACGAGGTGCCGACCGAGCGCCCGACCGGGTTCACCTTCACCCACCGGGACGGGCGCTGGCTGCTCAGCGGCGACGAACGGGCGCGGGGCCGGTCGTGGCGCGGGCCGTGGGACTTCGGCGACTGCCGGGTGCGGGTGCTGCCGCACGGCGTGGTCATCGGGCACGACGGTTCCGAGGAGCTCGCCGACCGGGTGGCGGCGGAGCTGGACTCCGCGGAGGCCGCCGTGACCGCCGTGTGGGGGCCGGAGTGGCGGCGCCAGGTGGGCGTGCTGCTGCCGCGCTCGCAGGAGGAGCTGCGCGAGCTGGTGGGTGCCGAGTTCGCGGTGGACGGCATCGCGGCGGTCGCCGTCGCGGACAAGGTGGACACCGCCGCCCGGCGGGTGGAGGGCCCGCGGGTCGTGCTCAACACCGAGACGGCCGACCGGCTCTCGGACACCTCGTTGCGGGTGGTGCTGCGGCACGAGATGGCGCACGTGGCGGCGCGGGCGGACACCGCGGACGGCGCGCCGATGTGGCTGCTGGAGGGCTTCGCGGACTACGTCGGCTACCGGGCGAGCGGGTTGCCGCCGGAGCGGATCGCACCGGACCTGGCCCGGCGGGTGCGCACCGGGGAACCGCCCGCGGGGCCGCCGCCGGACGCGGACTTCCACACCTCGGGGCGCGATCTGGACCTGGCGTACCAGCAGTCCTGGTCGCTGGTGGCGCACCTGGTGCGGCGGGTGGGGGAGCCGAAGGTCGTGGAGCTGTACAAGCGCATCGCGGGCTCCGGATCACCGTCCGAAGTGGACCCGGCGCTGCACGAGATCGCCGGGCTGTCCACCGCGGAACTGCTCAGGTCCTGGAGATCGGAACTGCGCAGGACGTTCTGA
- a CDS encoding polyadenylate-specific 3'-exoribonuclease AS, with protein sequence MRFFYDCEFIEDGQTIDLVSIGVVDETGREFYAVSTEFDESKAGQWVRRNVLPQLPPPADRAWRSRSRIRDDLYEFLTARDQDVELWAWLASYDHVALAQLWGAMPALPPKVPKFTRDLRQRWEDVGKPRLPSAPANAHDALADARHNLTRWKVIEEVQRKRGFPL encoded by the coding sequence GTGCGGTTCTTCTACGACTGTGAGTTCATCGAGGACGGCCAGACCATCGACCTGGTCTCGATCGGGGTGGTGGACGAGACCGGCCGCGAGTTCTACGCCGTGTCCACCGAGTTCGACGAGTCCAAGGCGGGGCAGTGGGTGCGCCGCAACGTGCTGCCGCAGCTGCCGCCGCCCGCGGACCGGGCGTGGCGCTCGCGCAGCCGGATCCGGGACGACCTCTACGAGTTCCTGACCGCGCGCGATCAGGACGTGGAGCTGTGGGCCTGGCTGGCCTCCTACGACCACGTGGCGCTGGCGCAGCTGTGGGGCGCGATGCCCGCCCTGCCGCCGAAGGTCCCCAAGTTCACCCGGGACCTGCGGCAGCGCTGGGAGGACGTCGGCAAGCCGCGGCTGCCCTCCGCGCCGGCGAACGCGCACGACGCCCTCGCCGACGCCCGGCACAACCTCACCCGGTGGAAGGTGATCGAGGAGGTGCAGCGCAAGCGCGGGTTCCCGCTGTGA
- a CDS encoding DUF308 domain-containing protein, which translates to MSTRHENADGPEDIDAAFAEIVAGLEQDEPMARWPEEQDRSTEDAAPKPAAPEAASAPRDWTPPADAPDEGHYEPPEPPPMPRPGVATVGGILLVVLGMTLLLVPGLVGLGATAALPIGLVAVSGGIGWLLFRMRRTPPADPTDDGAQL; encoded by the coding sequence ATGAGCACCCGCCATGAGAACGCCGACGGCCCGGAGGACATCGACGCCGCCTTCGCCGAGATCGTCGCAGGTCTCGAACAGGACGAGCCGATGGCGCGGTGGCCGGAGGAACAGGACCGGAGCACCGAGGACGCGGCGCCGAAGCCCGCCGCGCCCGAGGCCGCGTCCGCGCCGCGCGACTGGACGCCGCCCGCCGACGCGCCCGACGAAGGGCACTACGAGCCGCCGGAACCACCGCCGATGCCGCGCCCCGGGGTCGCCACGGTCGGCGGCATCCTGCTGGTCGTGCTGGGGATGACGCTGCTGCTGGTGCCCGGTCTCGTCGGCCTGGGTGCCACGGCGGCGCTGCCGATCGGGCTGGTCGCGGTGAGCGGCGGCATCGGCTGGCTGCTGTTCCGGATGCGCCGGACACCTCCCGCGGACCCCACCGACGACGGCGCCCAGCTCTGA
- a CDS encoding SRPBCC family protein yields MVDQSTQSIVIQAAAAEIMAVISDFASYPEWVEAVKETEVLSTTGSGQAEKVRFVLDAGVVKDTYVNVYEWAEDGLSVSWTLSEGQVQKAQQGSYRLAPKDGGTEVTYSLAVDLAIPMIGMFKRKAEKMIMNTALKELKRRVEARS; encoded by the coding sequence ATGGTCGATCAGTCCACCCAGTCCATCGTGATCCAGGCAGCCGCGGCCGAGATCATGGCGGTGATCTCGGACTTCGCCAGCTACCCGGAATGGGTGGAAGCGGTCAAGGAGACCGAGGTGCTCTCGACCACCGGCTCCGGGCAGGCCGAGAAGGTGCGCTTCGTACTCGACGCCGGGGTGGTCAAGGACACCTACGTCAACGTCTACGAGTGGGCCGAGGACGGGCTGTCGGTGAGCTGGACGCTGTCCGAGGGGCAGGTCCAGAAGGCGCAGCAGGGCAGCTACCGGCTCGCGCCGAAGGACGGCGGCACCGAGGTGACCTACAGCCTCGCGGTGGACCTGGCGATCCCGATGATCGGCATGTTCAAGCGCAAGGCCGAAAAAATGATCATGAACACGGCGCTGAAGGAGCTCAAGCGCCGGGTCGAAGCCCGCTCCTGA
- a CDS encoding ArsA family ATPase, producing the protein MRILLFTGKGGVGKTTLAAATAARLAELGQKVLVVSTDPAHSLGDSLGAALSADPAEVELRAGQRTARLHAAEVQTRDLLDRAWADLREHLRTMLLGAGVGELDAEELTHLPGVEDLLALAEVHRFAAGGMWDTVVVDCGPTAETLRLLALPESLSGYLERLFPAHRRVVRGLLAGVAGSANVERWDGVADALGRLADRLLELRTMLLSPRTGVRLVLTPEAVVAAETRRTLTALALQQVRVDGLVANRLVPHPGSARGEAATWLRTRRREQENVLAEVRAATDLPVRAVLHRAAEPVGAALLELADELYGEDDPLAGAASAPEVELGGGGRSLDAEYTLRLGLPLHEDAEVDLARIGDELAVTVDGRRRLIALPAVLRRCAVTGAVAADDGLTVSFRPDPGQWMR; encoded by the coding sequence TTGCGCATCCTGTTGTTCACCGGAAAAGGCGGCGTCGGCAAGACGACCCTCGCCGCCGCGACCGCCGCACGCCTCGCCGAGCTCGGGCAGAAGGTGCTGGTGGTCTCCACCGATCCCGCGCACTCCCTCGGCGACTCCCTCGGCGCGGCGCTGAGCGCCGATCCCGCCGAGGTCGAGCTCCGCGCCGGGCAGCGGACCGCCCGGCTGCACGCGGCCGAGGTGCAGACCCGCGACCTGCTCGACCGGGCCTGGGCGGACCTGCGGGAACACCTGCGCACGATGCTGCTCGGCGCCGGCGTCGGCGAGCTCGACGCCGAGGAGCTCACCCACCTGCCCGGGGTCGAGGACCTGCTCGCGCTCGCCGAGGTGCACCGCTTCGCCGCGGGCGGGATGTGGGACACCGTCGTCGTCGACTGCGGCCCCACCGCCGAGACGCTGCGGCTGCTGGCGCTGCCCGAATCGCTGTCCGGCTACCTGGAACGGCTGTTCCCGGCCCACCGGCGCGTGGTGCGCGGCCTGCTCGCGGGCGTGGCGGGCAGTGCGAACGTGGAGCGCTGGGACGGGGTGGCCGACGCGCTCGGGCGGCTCGCGGACCGGCTGCTGGAGCTGCGGACCATGCTGCTCTCGCCGCGGACCGGGGTGCGCCTGGTGCTCACCCCGGAAGCGGTGGTGGCCGCCGAGACCCGGCGCACGCTCACCGCGCTGGCGCTGCAGCAGGTCCGGGTCGACGGGCTGGTGGCGAACCGGCTGGTGCCGCACCCGGGTTCGGCCCGGGGCGAGGCGGCGACCTGGCTGCGCACCCGCCGCCGGGAGCAGGAGAATGTGCTGGCCGAGGTGCGGGCGGCGACCGACCTGCCGGTGCGCGCGGTGCTGCACCGGGCGGCGGAACCGGTGGGGGCGGCGCTGCTGGAACTCGCCGACGAGCTCTACGGGGAGGACGATCCGCTGGCCGGCGCCGCGAGCGCACCGGAGGTGGAGCTCGGCGGCGGTGGCCGATCGCTGGACGCGGAGTACACGCTGCGGCTGGGCCTGCCGCTGCACGAGGACGCCGAGGTGGACCTCGCGCGGATCGGCGACGAGCTCGCCGTCACCGTCGACGGCAGGCGGCGGCTGATCGCGCTGCCCGCGGTGCTGCGCCGCTGCGCCGTGACCGGCGCGGTGGCCGCCGACGACGGGCTGACCGTGTCGTTCCGGCCGGACCCCGGCCAGTGGATGCGATGA